The DNA sequence GACCAGCCGGCCCCGGAGTGGCCCCAGGCCCCCGGGCAGGACATCAGGGATCCGCAGGTGGCACAGGCCACCGCCAGGCTTCTGGACCTGCCCGGCCTTCCGGCAGCGGAGCACGAAGCCGTTTACAACGTGCTGCACGATGAACTGCTGGCCGCCCTCAACAGCGAACCCGCAGACAGCGGTCCCACAGGCAGCGAAAAGACCGGCGGGGCCGCCTGATGCCGGTACGCCTCGACCAGGCATTGGTGGCCCGCGGACTGGCCAGGTCCCGGACGCACGCAGCCTCGCTGATTGCCGAGGGCAAGGTCCGTTCCGGCGGCCAGGTCCTTGCCAAGGCCTCCCTGCAGGTTGACGACAGCCGGGACCTGGCCGTCGAACATGATGACCAAGACACCTACGCCAGCCGTGCCGGGCACAAGCTGGCCGGCGCCCTGGACGCATTCCCGGACGTTTCGGCCCAAGGCAAAAGGTGCCTCGACGCCGGTGCCTCCACCGGCGGCTTCACGGACGTCCTGCTGAGGCGCGGGGCCGCACACGTGGTGGCGGTCGACGTCGGGCACGGCCAGCTGGTGCCGCACCTCCGGGACGACCCCCGCGTGGAGGTCCACGAGGGCATGAACGTCCGGTACATGGCGCCCGCGGACATCGGCGGGCCGGCCGCCCTGACCGTCGCCGACCTCTCCTTCATCTCCCTCACCCTCGTGGTGCAGCCGCTGGCTGACTGCACGGAGCCCGGCGGCGACCTGGTGCTGATGGTCAAGCCACAGTTCGAGATCGGCAAGGACCGCCTGGGCCGCACCGGCGTGGTGACGTCGGAGCGCGAGCGGCGGATGGCCGTGGAGAAGGTGGCCAGGGCGGCGCTCGACGCCGGCCTGGACCTGTGCGGCCTTGCGGCCAGTCCGCTGCCCGGACAGGACGGAAACGTCGAATACTTCCTGTGGATAAAACGCAGGATCACCCAAGACTTGCCTAAGATCGAAGAGCGTGAGGCAGCAGCTGCTG is a window from the Arthrobacter sp. NicSoilC5 genome containing:
- a CDS encoding TlyA family RNA methyltransferase, which produces MPVRLDQALVARGLARSRTHAASLIAEGKVRSGGQVLAKASLQVDDSRDLAVEHDDQDTYASRAGHKLAGALDAFPDVSAQGKRCLDAGASTGGFTDVLLRRGAAHVVAVDVGHGQLVPHLRDDPRVEVHEGMNVRYMAPADIGGPAALTVADLSFISLTLVVQPLADCTEPGGDLVLMVKPQFEIGKDRLGRTGVVTSERERRMAVEKVARAALDAGLDLCGLAASPLPGQDGNVEYFLWIKRRITQDLPKIEEREAAAAALLGQIWPNH